The Xylophilus rhododendri region TGGCGCTGCGGACCAGCTTGCTCCAGAACTGCCCGTCCTCGACCAGGAAGCTCTCGAACGCCTGGGGCGACGCCGAGACCGACACCTCGGTGCCGTCGCGCGCCAGCGAGGCGCGCACCGCCGGCTGCTGCATGGCGGCGACGGTGGCCTCGTAGACCTTGTGCACGATGGGCGCGGGCGTTCCGGCCGGCAGGAACATGCCGTACCAGAACTCCAGGTTGTAGTCCGGCAGGCCGGCCTCGCGCATGCCGGGCAGGTTGGGCACCAGGGGCGAGCGTTCCCGGGTGCTCACCGCCAGCGCCCGGAGCTTGCCGCCGTTGGCCATGGGCAGCACCGAAGGCGAGGTGCCGAAGGTGAGCTGGGTGTCGCCCGCCATCACCGACTGGATGGCCAGGCTGCCGCCCTTGTAGGGGATGTGGGTCATCTCGACGCCGGTCACCATGCTGAACAGCGCCGCGCCCAGGTGCGGCGCCGAGCCATTGCCCGAGGTGGAGTAGTTGAGCCGGCCCGGCTCCTTGCGGGCGGCGGCCACCAGGTCCTGCACGCTCTGGATGCCGGTGGCCGGGTTGACCGCCAGCACCAGCGGCGAGGTGGTGATCCTGGTGACGGGCAGCAGGTCCGAAGGCTTGTAGCTCAGGCGCGCGTTCAGCGCCGGGTTGACCGAGATGCTGCTGGGGCTGGCGATCAGCAGGGTGTAGCCGTCGGGCGCCGCCTTGGCGACGATGTCGGCGGCGATGCTGGAGCCGTTGCCGGGCTTGTTGTCGACCACCACCGGCTGGCCCAGGGCCTTGCCGAAGGCCTCGCCCATGGCGCGCGCCACATAGTCCGCCGCGCCGCCCGGCGCGAAGCCGATGACGAGCCGGATCGGCTTGGCCGGATAGCCGCCGCCCGGCTGGGCAAAAGCGGCGGACGCCAGGGCGCAGAGGCCGGCGGCGAGGAGGAGCGGGCGACGTTTCATGGCTTTGTCTCTTCTTTTTGCGGTATCGGGGTGCCGGCCCTCAGGCCGCGGCCGGCCAGCGCAGCACGATCTTTCCGGCATG contains the following coding sequences:
- a CDS encoding tripartite tricarboxylate transporter substrate binding protein, with the protein product MKRRPLLLAAGLCALASAAFAQPGGGYPAKPIRLVIGFAPGGAADYVARAMGEAFGKALGQPVVVDNKPGNGSSIAADIVAKAAPDGYTLLIASPSSISVNPALNARLSYKPSDLLPVTRITTSPLVLAVNPATGIQSVQDLVAAARKEPGRLNYSTSGNGSAPHLGAALFSMVTGVEMTHIPYKGGSLAIQSVMAGDTQLTFGTSPSVLPMANGGKLRALAVSTRERSPLVPNLPGMREAGLPDYNLEFWYGMFLPAGTPAPIVHKVYEATVAAMQQPAVRASLARDGTEVSVSASPQAFESFLVEDGQFWSKLVRSANVKVE